In Gemmatimonadota bacterium, a genomic segment contains:
- a CDS encoding phytanoyl-CoA dioxygenase family protein, which yields MALTPEQIAQFKALGYILVPNLIDPPVLDNWRAQIRAKFGDLSDPAQQNAAGPPQQHREDITILRGFRFSPKETQLVNQPKVKAIVDHMGGGQFCGEDGNLRLLWPEPKSEWCLPERGHIDGYLGRRRTMPFLLGLATYIYDVEPRGGGTVFWPRSHIKSWEFLRKHPNHLNHSFREHPEYLNLVKDIQPVELHAKAGDVIFWHCNILHETSQNTSNNIRYGLFARLPHKDQEAFRDEIPDDLWKRWRI from the coding sequence ATGGCCCTTACACCCGAACAGATCGCCCAGTTCAAAGCATTGGGATATATCCTCGTGCCCAATCTAATCGATCCCCCGGTATTGGACAATTGGCGCGCGCAAATTCGCGCCAAATTCGGCGATCTCTCTGACCCCGCCCAACAAAACGCCGCAGGACCGCCCCAACAACACCGCGAAGACATCACCATATTGAGAGGCTTTCGCTTTTCGCCAAAAGAAACACAACTCGTCAACCAGCCCAAAGTCAAAGCCATTGTCGATCACATGGGCGGCGGGCAATTTTGCGGAGAAGACGGCAACCTGCGCCTGCTCTGGCCCGAACCCAAAAGCGAATGGTGCTTGCCAGAGCGCGGGCACATCGACGGTTATCTCGGCAGACGGCGCACCATGCCTTTTCTCCTCGGATTGGCGACCTATATCTACGACGTGGAACCGCGCGGCGGAGGCACCGTCTTCTGGCCGCGCAGCCATATCAAATCATGGGAATTTCTTCGCAAACACCCCAATCACCTCAACCACAGCTTTAGAGAACACCCCGAATATCTCAACCTGGTCAAAGATATTCAACCCGTTGAACTGCATGCAAAAGCAGGCGATGTCATCTTCTGGCACTGCAACATCCTGCACGAAACCTCCCAAAACACCAGCAATAACATCCGCTATGGTCTTTTCGCCCGCCTCCCTCACAAAGACCAGGAGGCATTCCGAGACGAAATACCCGATGACCTCTGGAAACGCTGGCGGATATAG